Genomic DNA from Catellatospora sp. TT07R-123:
CGCATGGGGTCGTAGCGTGGCGGTATGAACAACCACGGTCACGCCGTCCTCGACGGCCAGGCGTACGTCTTCACCCGCCCGGACGACTTCGCCGCCTGGCTGGAGGAGCACCACGCCCAGGACGGCGGGATCTGGCTGAAGATCGCCAAGGCGGGTGCGGCGCACACGACCGTGACCGGGTTCGAAGCGGTCGAGGTCGGCCTGTGCTACGGCTGGATCAGCAGCCTGCGCCGGCCGCTGGACCGGGACTTCTTCCTCCAGCGCTACACCCGGCGCCGCCCGCGCAGCCCATGGTCGAGGGTCAACGTCGACCTGGTCGCGAAGCTCGCCGCCGAGGGCCGGATGCGTCCGCCGGGCTGGGCCGAGGTGCACAGCGCCCAGGCCGACGGCCGCTGGGAGCAGGCCGGCCTCGTCCTGCGGTCAGGCGGCGGCCGCTGACCCGGCCGCTGCGCCCGCTCCATCGGAGATCAGCCGCCGCAGGCGGTGGTCTCGCGGTGCACCATCAGGACGAACGTCTTGGTGTACGCGGGCCGCTGCGGGCGCGGCCAGGGCAGGGCGAGCAGCGCCTCGCTCGCGGCTTCCGCCACGCGGCCGTTGACCCGCACCTCGGCGGTCTCCCGGCCCGCCGGGCCGCCGAACAGGATCTTCACGCCGTTGAGGAACTCGCGGTCGGCCTCGGCTTCGAGGTGCGGGGCCAGCAGTGGCAGCAGCGGCGTGTCGGCGGCCCACTGGGGCAGCTCGCCGACCGGACCGACGCCGAAGCCGTAGTAGCCGGGCAGGATCGCATGCCAGCCGAGCACGCCGTTGGGGTTGTCGCCGTGCAGGTGGTCGGCCCACTTGTTCGCCGGCTGCATGAGCTCGATCGCGGTGGCCGCGGTCAGCTCGGCCCAGC
This window encodes:
- a CDS encoding DUF6348 family protein, with product MTYDRNREVLTIVAERLSRFGPAWSADDIDGPLLRGPGTVGVLLQDNHTDHDNHLDLVLLLNVDRPADTSIVDCTSGLGADLRDQWRQAVDSWAELTAATAIELMQPANKWADHLHGDNPNGVLGWHAILPGYYGFGVGPVGELPQWAADTPLLPLLAPHLEAEADREFLNGVKILFGGPAGRETAEVRVNGRVAEAASEALLALPWPRPQRPAYTKTFVLMVHRETTACGG
- a CDS encoding YdeI family protein; this translates as MNNHGHAVLDGQAYVFTRPDDFAAWLEEHHAQDGGIWLKIAKAGAAHTTVTGFEAVEVGLCYGWISSLRRPLDRDFFLQRYTRRRPRSPWSRVNVDLVAKLAAEGRMRPPGWAEVHSAQADGRWEQAGLVLRSGGGR